In a genomic window of Urocitellus parryii isolate mUroPar1 chromosome 11, mUroPar1.hap1, whole genome shotgun sequence:
- the Kti12 gene encoding protein KTI12 homolog: MPLVVFCGLPCSGKSRRAEELRWALAAEGHTVYVVDDASVLGAEDATVYGDSAREKALRGALRAAVERRLSRHDVVILDSLNYIKGFRYELYCLARAARTPLCLVYCVRPGGASRGPEVTGAEENPGPKVNVSWRPRAEEGGKSEPADISTITEPASIVNGRTGAHGPRELEPEEAEASDSSAVVIAEPEKSVKHVTSAFYPPELMQALTLRFETPDSRNRWDRPLFTVVGLEEALPLAEIRAALFENRAPPPHQSTQSQPLASGSFLHQLDQVTSQVLARLMEAQKCAVPGDLLTLPGTTEHLKFTRPLTMAELSRLRRQFISYTKMHPNNENLHQLANMFIQYLGQSLH; encoded by the coding sequence ATGCCGCTTGTGGTGTTTTGCGGGCTGCCGTGCAGCGGCAAGAGCCGCCGTGCAGAAGAGCTTCGCTGGGCATTGGCGGCTGAGGGCCACACGGTATACGTGGTGGATGACGCTTCGGTGCTAGGCGCGGAGGACGCGACCGTGTATGGCGATTCTGCCCGTGAGAAGGCTTTGCGTGGGGCCCTGCGAGCCGCCGTGGAACGGCGCCTGAGTCGCCACGATGTGGTCATCCTGGACTCGCTCAACTACATCAAAGGCTTCCGCTACGAGCTCTACTGCTTAGCGCGGGCAGCGCGCACGCCGCTTTGCCTGGTTTATTGCGTGAGGCCAGGAGGTGCAAGCCGAGGACCTGAGGTGACTGGCGCGGAAGAGAACCCGGGCCCGAAAGTTAATGTGAGTTGGCGGCCGCGCGCTGAGGAGGGCGGGAAATCTGAGCCTGCAGACATCAGTACTATCACCGAACCGGCCTCTATAGTAAATGGGAGAACCGGGGCCCACGGACCTAGGGAATTGGAGCCGGAAGAAGCCGAAGCATCAGATTCTTCAGCTGTAGTGATTGCGGAGCCTGAGAAATCTGTGAAGCATGTGACCAGTGCCTTTTACCCTCCTGAATTAATGCAGGCTCTAACACTGCGCTTTGAGACTCCTGACTCTCGGAACCGTTGGGATCGGCCTTTGTTTACTGTGGTGGGCTTAGAAGAGGCATTACCTTTGGCGGAGATCCGGGCTGCCCTGTTTGAGAACCGGGCTCCCCCACCACATCAGTctacacaatcccagccccttgcctCGGGCAGCTTTCTACACCAGTTGGATCAGGTCACAAGCCAGGTGTTGGCCAGACTGATGGAAGCGCAGAAGTGCGCTGTGCCTGGGGACTTGCTAACACTTCCAGGCACCACCGAGCACCTAAAATTCACTCGGCCCCTGACCATGGCAGAACTGAGTCGCCTTCGTCGCCAGTTTATTTCCTATACTAAAATGCATCCCAACAATGAGAACCTGCATCAACTGGCCAATATGTTTATTCAGTATCTGGGTCAGAGCTTGCACTAA